The following are encoded in a window of Fulvia fulva chromosome 7, complete sequence genomic DNA:
- a CDS encoding 40S ribosomal protein S14, translated as MAPKKKVERGATENISLGPQVREGELVFGVARIFASFNDTFVHVTDLSGRETISRVTGGMKVKADRDESSPYAAMLAAQDVATRCKELGITALHVKIRATGGNGTKTPGPGAQSALRALARSGMKIGRIEDVTPTPSDSTRRKGGRRGRRL; from the exons ATGGCACCAAAGAAGAAGGTCGAGCGCGGTGCGACGGAGAACATCTCCCTTGGTCCCCAGGTCCGCGAGG GCGAGCTCGTCTTTGGCGTTGCCCGTATCTTCGCCTCCTTCAATGACACCTTCGTCCACGTTACCGATCTCTC TGGCCGCGAAACCATCAGCCGTGTCACTGGTGGCATGAAGGTCAAGGCCGACCGTGACGAGTCCTCCCCATACGCCGCCATGTTGGCTGCCCAGGACGTCGCTACCCGCTGCAAGGAGTTGGGTATCACCGCACTCCACGTCAAGATCCGTGCTACTGGTG GCAACGGCACCAAGACCCCAGGTCCAGGTGCTCAGTCCGCTCTCCGCGCTCTCGCCCGTTCCGGCATGAAGATCGGCCGCATCGAGGACGTTACCCCAACCCCATCCGACAGCACTCGGAGAAAGGGTGGTCGCCGTGGTCGCCGTCTGTGA
- a CDS encoding putative prephenate dehydrogenase [NADP(+)] has translation MPDKFEALKAEFQSRPNVHILENGHFVSRSSDWIMYSVPAANIDSSVAKFGPSTKMGAIVGGQTSTKAPEIEAFEKHLPRDVEIVSCHSLHGPGVNPKGQPLVIINHRASEKSVDLVQRMLSSFESKFVPLTAEKHDRITADTQAVTHLAFLSMGTAWQANNQFPWETERYVGGIENVKINLMMRIYANKWHVYAGLAILNPAAKKQIRQYAESVTELYKLMLAGHRKELRERIHAAKDAVFGAPKPDDDVLLQDELLDRFSLGDKPAQRVKNNHLSLLAMVDCWWKLGIVPYDHMICSTPLFRLWLGITEYVYRNETLLEECITTAIEDQSFRADDLEFTFATRDWSERVQLGHMDGYREKFEKIQAYFAPRFAEANKIGNEMIKTIEESLKATRKNGLA, from the exons ATGCCTGACAAGTTCGAAGCTCTCAAGGCAGAGTTCCAGTCCAGA CCTAATGTCCACATTCTCGAAAACGGTCACTTTGTCTCACGCAGCAGCGACTGGATCATGTATTCTGTGCCTGCCGCAAACATTGACTCAAGTGTAGCGAAGTTTGGGCCTTCCACCAAGATGGGTGCCATCGTAGGTGGTCAGACATCGACCAAAGCTCCCGAGATCGAAGCGTTCGAGAAACACCTTCCCCGAGACGTCGAGATCGTGTCTTGCCACTCTCTCCACGGCCCTGGTGTGAACCCGAAAGGCCAGCCACTCGTCATCATCAACCATCGTGCCTCGGAGAAGAGCGTAGATCTGGTTCAGCGCATGTTGTCCAGCTTCGAATCGAAGTTTGTGCCTCTGACCGCGGAGAAACACGATCGTATCACTGCCGACACTCAAGCTGTCACCCACCTCGCCTTCCTTTCCATGGGTACTGCGTGGCAAGCGAATAACCAATTCCCATGGGAGACAGAACGATACGTGGGAGGCATTGAGAATGTCAAGATCAATCTCATGATGCGCATCTATGCCAACAAGTGGCACGTGTATGCGGGACTCGCCATCCTCAATCCTGCTGCCAAGAAGCAGATTCGGCAGTACGCCGAGTCTGTCACTGAATTGTACAAGCTCATGCTCGCTGGTCACCGCAAGGAACTACGTGAGAGGATCCATGCCGCGAAGGATGCAGTCTTTGGCGCCCCGAAACCCGACGACGATGTCTTGCTGCAGGACGAACTCCTTGACCGCTTCAGCCTTGGTGACAAGCCCGCACAACGTGTCAAGAACAATCACCTAAGTCTGTTGGCCATGGTCGACTGTTGGTGGAAGCTTGGCATCGTACCTTACGACCATATGATCTGCAGCACACCACTCTTCCGCCTCTGGCTGGGCATCACCGAGTACGTCTATCGCAACGAGACACTACTGGAGGAGTGCATAACGACTGCAATCGAGGACCAGAGCTTCCGTGCGGACGATCTGGAGTTCACGTTCGCCACCCGCGACTGGAGTGAGAGGGTGCAACTTGGACACATGGATGGTTATCGTGAGAAGTTCGAGAAGATTCAAGCCTACTTCGCACCAAGATTTGCAGAGGCTAACAAGATTGGAAATGAGATGATCAAGACGATTGAAGAGAGCTTGAAGGCCACAAGAAAGAATGGACTTGCATGA